The Amycolatopsis nigrescens CSC17Ta-90 genomic interval GGACAGTGCTTCGGCGAGCCTGGCGGAGACGTCGGCGGTGTGCTCGACGAAGTCCTTCATCACGCGCTCGCCGAACGCACTGGCGCATTTCCCGGCGAACCCGCCGCCGAAGCCCTTCACCCCCGCGACGCCGAGCCGGTGCCCGCCGACCTCCAACGTGGTGGCTTCGCCTTCCAGCACCCGGATCCCACCGGCTTCGAGCATGCCGGTGATCTCCCCCGCCGCGTCCGAGTGGTAGTCGTGGTTGCCGAGCACGGCGAGCACCGGGACGTCCAGCGCGGCGAACTCGTCGACCACCACCTCGGCTTCGGCCACGCTCCCGTGCCGGGTCAGGTCCCCGGCCAGCAGCAGCACGTCCGCCTGCGCACCGAGCCAGTCCAGGGCGGGCCGGAGCAGGCCCCGCGCGTCCGCACCGAGATGGATGTCCCCGACCGCAGCGATCCTGATCACCGGAGCTCCTCCCGGCCGGCCGGCGCCTCCGCCGACATCACCCGCACGTCGTTGCGCACCAGCAGATCCGGCGCGAGCTCGTGCAGCACCTCGGCCAGCGCCGCCCGCCGCCCCTCGGTCGCCACCTCACCGCACAGGTGCACCTGCCGGCCCCGCACGAACACCCGGATTCCGAGCTCGACCGTGCGGGCGTCCTCGGCCAGCGCCCGTCGGAGCTCGGCCGCCCGGTACTGGGGTACGTCGTGCTGTCCGGTCATGTCCTCACCCTCCTCACGAGACGTTCCCTACTCGTCGATCACCCCGAGCTCGTCGAGCAGGCCGAGAAAAGCCCTGGCGTAAGGCGACTCCGCGGTCTGCGCGCGGACCTGGGCCCAGTCCACCTGCTCCCGCAGCTGCTTGGCGATGGCCAGCATCGGGGTGAAGTCGCAGCGGTGCGCGTCGAACACCAGCAGCTTGTCCACCAGCAGGTCGGTGCCGGTGACCACCGGCGCCACCGCCGGACCGACCCGGAGCTGCTCGGCCCGGTCCAGCAGCGCGTCGGTGACCGGCCGGTGGTTCGGCCGGAAGATCAGGTCGACCAGGACGTCTCCGTCGTACACCTTCGTCAGCCAGTCCTCCGGCGGTTCCACCGGCGTCATCCCGGCGCCGACCAGCGCGCCGGCGGCCGCGACCACATCGGACTCCTTCAGCAGCACGTCCACGTCGTGCTCGGACGGCGGCCCGCCCCTGGCGTACACCGCCCAGCCGCCGGCCAGCGCGAACCGGATACCGCCGTGGTGCAGCGTGTTGACCACCTGGACCACGGTGGGCAGCATGTCCCCGGCCGAAGGCTGCACGTCCTGTCCGTCGATCACGGCCACTCCCTGCCCGAAGGTGCGTCGACTGCGTGTTCGTCGGGTACCCGCCCTCCCGCACCCGAACCCTCCGAACGCGACGTCCGGATCCCGCCGGTGCCGCGCGCGGCGGCGGGGT includes:
- a CDS encoding metallophosphoesterase family protein encodes the protein MIRIAAVGDIHLGADARGLLRPALDWLGAQADVLLLAGDLTRHGSVAEAEVVVDEFAALDVPVLAVLGNHDYHSDAAGEITGMLEAGGIRVLEGEATTLEVGGHRLGVAGVKGFGGGFAGKCASAFGERVMKDFVEHTADVSARLAEALSGLDADAIVALTHYAPVPDTLRGEPPEIYPFLGSYLLGEAIDQADADLALHGHAHFGCEQGVTPGGVRVRNVAQPVIGAAYRVYCLEPVSHSRRSCI